In Fibrobacter sp. UWH4, a single genomic region encodes these proteins:
- a CDS encoding type III pantothenate kinase — protein sequence MKKDLKKTVDTVNTIFFVVDVGNSHTVIGIFKDTKVVDYWRLTTRKETTSDEVMNKVGGLLRFSKIKSEEITHVGLSTVVPALERPWIKALDSLLKKRVQVVNSKNCMGLQINYQNPSMAGADRLCNVIAMRDAGFKNAIVVDMGTATTFDVMKDGAFAGGVIIPGINASLDALTEKAARLLPVTIEWPEAVVADNTDDAIRAGLLYGFLAQLEFLIGKIKKEMACDDMPVYATGGWGKTIARRTSLIDKYDPFLTLRGIRLVALNGTAATAYGEEARDTEEE from the coding sequence GTGAAAAAGGACTTGAAAAAGACGGTTGATACGGTGAATACGATTTTTTTTGTGGTCGACGTGGGCAACTCCCACACGGTGATTGGCATTTTCAAGGATACCAAGGTGGTTGATTATTGGCGCCTGACCACCCGCAAAGAAACCACCTCTGACGAAGTGATGAACAAGGTGGGGGGCCTCTTGAGGTTTTCCAAGATCAAATCCGAGGAGATTACCCATGTGGGACTTTCTACCGTGGTGCCCGCTTTGGAACGCCCCTGGATCAAGGCTCTGGATTCCTTGCTGAAAAAACGCGTGCAGGTGGTGAATTCCAAGAACTGCATGGGCTTGCAGATTAATTACCAGAACCCGTCGATGGCCGGTGCCGACCGCTTGTGCAATGTGATTGCCATGCGCGATGCGGGGTTCAAGAATGCGATTGTCGTGGATATGGGGACCGCTACCACTTTCGACGTCATGAAGGATGGCGCCTTTGCAGGTGGCGTGATTATTCCCGGCATTAACGCGAGCCTGGATGCCTTGACGGAAAAGGCCGCGCGCCTTTTGCCCGTGACGATTGAATGGCCCGAGGCTGTGGTGGCAGACAATACCGATGACGCTATCCGCGCAGGTCTTCTGTACGGATTCCTTGCCCAGTTGGAATTTCTGATTGGCAAAATCAAGAAAGAAATGGCCTGCGACGATATGCCTGTGTATGCGACCGGTGGTTGGGGAAAAACGATTGCTCGCAGGACGTCCTTGATTGACAAGTATGATCCGTTCTTGACGCTGCGAGGGATTCGTCTGGTCGCCTTGAACGGAACTGCGGCGACTGCTTACGGCGAAGAGGCGCGGGACACCGAGGAAGAATAA
- a CDS encoding UDP-glucuronic acid decarboxylase family protein produces MRCLVTGGAGFLGSHLCERLLNDGHEVICLDNYFTGRMVNVAHLRDNRNFELIRHDVTEPILLEVDRIFNLACPASPIHYQFNPVKTIKTSVMGAINMLGMAKRVKARILQASTSEVYGDPAVHPQTEDYWGNVNPIGFRSCYDEGKRVAETLFMDYHRQNNVDIRIVRIFNTYGPRMLMNDGRVVSNFIVQALKGEDITIYGDGSQTRSFCYVDDLIEGFVRMMNQDKIIGPVNIGNPGEFTMLELAKEVLDLTGSKSKIVYKPLPGDDPKMRRPNIDLAKSALGWEPTIPLRQGLEKTIVYFDKLLKDSNH; encoded by the coding sequence ATGCGCTGTTTAGTTACTGGTGGGGCTGGATTTTTAGGGAGTCACTTGTGCGAACGTCTGTTGAACGACGGTCACGAAGTCATTTGCCTCGACAACTACTTTACGGGCCGTATGGTGAATGTTGCCCACCTGCGCGATAACCGGAATTTCGAGCTCATTCGCCATGACGTGACGGAGCCGATTCTTTTGGAAGTGGACCGCATCTTTAACTTGGCATGCCCCGCAAGCCCCATCCATTACCAATTCAATCCGGTAAAGACCATCAAGACGAGCGTGATGGGTGCCATCAATATGCTCGGTATGGCAAAGCGTGTGAAGGCTCGCATCTTGCAGGCTTCCACCAGCGAAGTCTATGGCGATCCGGCGGTGCACCCGCAGACTGAAGACTATTGGGGAAACGTAAACCCCATCGGCTTTCGCAGCTGCTATGATGAAGGCAAGCGTGTCGCCGAGACCTTGTTCATGGATTACCATCGCCAGAACAATGTGGATATCCGCATCGTGCGAATTTTTAACACCTACGGACCGCGTATGCTCATGAACGACGGCCGCGTGGTAAGCAACTTCATTGTGCAGGCGCTCAAGGGCGAAGACATCACCATTTACGGTGACGGCAGCCAGACGCGCAGTTTCTGCTACGTGGACGACCTCATCGAAGGTTTTGTCCGCATGATGAACCAGGACAAGATTATTGGACCGGTGAATATCGGAAACCCCGGCGAATTCACGATGCTTGAACTCGCGAAGGAAGTGCTTGACCTTACAGGTTCCAAGAGCAAGATTGTGTACAAGCCGCTGCCCGGTGACGACCCGAAGATGCGCCGCCCCAACATTGATCTTGCAAAGTCCGCCCTCGGTTGGGAACCGACGATTCCCTTGCGCCAGGGCCTCGAAAAGACGATTGTGTATTTCGACAAACTGTTAAAAGATTCTAATCATTAA
- a CDS encoding GGDEF domain-containing protein: MLAVAISLISVFNYSLYPELMDLVLLHSSFVKVMNLIITLFTLFYLTNLYLVELRTTREKLDYSSNHDMLTGLYNRRFFESIMKRSKDEKETSFSVAMLDVDDFKKINDTYGHETGDRVLAAVSKCIEACLPQDAVAVRWGGEEFVLYLPQVENSRALEVLETFRTKLSEQEIYHKGTRVAITATIGLCTGESIADYEEYLRQADEKLYWGKKHGKNQIVK; this comes from the coding sequence ATGCTTGCGGTTGCAATTAGCTTGATTTCCGTTTTTAATTATTCCCTTTACCCGGAACTGATGGATTTGGTACTGCTTCACAGCTCTTTTGTGAAAGTCATGAACTTGATCATTACGTTGTTCACGCTGTTCTATTTAACCAACCTTTATTTGGTGGAGCTGAGAACTACTCGCGAAAAACTGGATTACAGCAGCAATCATGATATGCTGACGGGCCTTTATAACCGTCGGTTCTTTGAAAGCATCATGAAGCGTAGCAAGGACGAGAAGGAAACGTCTTTCTCTGTCGCGATGCTGGATGTGGATGACTTCAAGAAAATTAATGACACTTATGGCCATGAAACCGGCGATAGAGTCTTGGCGGCGGTAAGCAAGTGCATTGAGGCTTGCCTTCCCCAGGATGCTGTGGCGGTTCGCTGGGGTGGCGAAGAATTTGTGCTTTATCTGCCTCAGGTGGAAAATTCCCGCGCATTGGAGGTCTTGGAAACGTTCCGGACGAAGCTTTCGGAACAGGAAATTTATCACAAGGGAACTCGGGTTGCTATTACGGCGACTATTGGCCTTTGCACGGGCGAAAGTATTGCTGACTACGAGGAATACCTCCGTCAGGCAGACGAAAAACTGTATTGGGGCAAGAAACACGGTAAGAACCAGATTGTTAAATAG